In the Alligator mississippiensis isolate rAllMis1 chromosome 7, rAllMis1, whole genome shotgun sequence genome, one interval contains:
- the LOC102572353 gene encoding olfactory receptor 5I1-like, which translates to MASVGEENQTALTEFILLGFRSGPGNQVLPFVVFFVIYMTTVLGNIILVLIIRIDPRLHTPMYFFLMNLSLLDLCYSSTIAPKAMDSFLRGRKTISYNGCAAQLFFFALFGSTETFILAAMAYDRYIAICNPLLYPVTMSKRVCFQLIMGSYISAGTTSIVQTSFTFALSYCRAKEINHFFCDVLPLLSLSCTDKHINVLLLFVLSGLVIVCTSGIILISYAYIIYAILRIRSAKGRLKTLSTCSSHMVAVALFFGTISFMYAQPGSLSSPHRSKVVSVFYTLVIPMLNPFIYSLRNKDVKDALRKTIISRAVLSGLLHFVHPAHNIARAQII; encoded by the coding sequence ATGGCATCTGTGGGAGAGGAGAACCAAACAGCACTGACAGAATTCATCCTCCTGGGATTTAGGAGTGGTCCTGGGAATCAGGTGCTGCCTTTTGTGGTGTTCTTTGTGATTTACATGACAACCGTGCTAGGGAACATTATCTTGGTTCTCATCATTCGCATCGACCCTCgccttcacacccccatgtatttcttcctcatGAACCTGTCTCTCTTAGACCTCTGCTACTCCTCTACCATTGCCCCCAAAGCCATGGACAGCTTCCTGCGAGGCAGGAAAACCATTTCCTACAATGGATGTGCTGCACAGTTATTCTTTTTTGCTCTCTTTGGCAGCACAGAAACATTCATCCTGGCAGCAATGGCATATGACCGATACATAGCCATCTGCAACCCACTCCTCTATCCTGTCACCATGTCCAAAAGAGTCTGCTTTCAGCTCATCATGGGATCCTATATCAGTGCTGGCACAACTTCTATAGTGCAAACCAGCTTCACCTTTGCACTGAGCTACTGTAGAGCTAAAGAAAtcaaccatttcttctgtgatgttcTCCCCTTGCTAAGCCTCTCCTGCACTGATAAACACATCAACGTACTGCTATTATTTGTTTTATCTGGCCTCGTCATAGTGTGCACCTCAGGAATCATCCTCATCTCCTATGCCTACATCATCTATGCCATTCTCAGGATTCGCTCTGCCAAGGGAAGGCTCAAGACCTtatccacctgctcctcccacatGGTGGCTGTGGCTTTATTTTTTGGGACTATCTCCTTTATGTATGCCCAGCCGGGTTCTCTGTCTTCCCCACATCGGAGCAAGGTGGTGTCTGTGTTCTACACCCTTGTCATCCCCATGTTGAATCCTTTCATCTACAGCCTCAGGAACAAAGATGTGAAAGATGCTTTGAGGAAGACTATAA